One segment of Bradyrhizobium sp. WD16 DNA contains the following:
- a CDS encoding YfbR-like 5'-deoxynucleotidase: MAANTPSKTPSRKPSAKPAAKIAPRAWQRMLSGRRLDLLDPSPLDVEIEDIAHGLARVARWNGQTHGAHIFSVAQHTLLVEAVLRAHSPRIDHTIRLAAMLHDAPEYVIGDMISPFKAVIGGAYKQIEKRLLAAIHLRFGLPAVLADEIEAQIKAADVGAAYLEATHLAGFGEAEAKRLFGRDPGLPPAIEAGYMTPWPAAKAEKQFLARFGTLV; encoded by the coding sequence ATGGCCGCCAACACCCCATCAAAGACCCCGTCACGGAAACCGTCTGCGAAACCCGCCGCCAAGATCGCGCCTCGCGCCTGGCAGCGCATGCTGTCGGGGCGGCGTCTCGATCTGCTCGACCCCTCGCCGCTCGACGTCGAGATCGAGGACATCGCCCACGGCCTCGCCCGGGTGGCGCGCTGGAACGGCCAGACCCACGGCGCCCACATCTTCTCGGTGGCCCAGCACACTTTGCTGGTCGAGGCGGTGCTGCGCGCCCATTCGCCGCGCATCGACCACACCATCCGTCTCGCCGCCATGCTGCACGACGCGCCGGAATACGTCATCGGCGACATGATCTCGCCGTTCAAGGCGGTGATCGGCGGCGCCTACAAGCAGATCGAGAAACGCCTGCTTGCCGCCATTCATCTCCGCTTCGGCCTGCCGGCGGTGCTCGCGGACGAGATCGAGGCCCAGATCAAGGCCGCCGACGTGGGCGCGGCCTATCTCGAGGCGACGCACCTCGCCGGCTTCGGCGAGGCCGAGGCGAAGCGCCTGTTCGGCCGCGACCCCGGCCTGCCACCCGCGATCGAGGCCGGCTACATGACGCCCTGGCCAGCTGCCAAGGCCGAGAAGCAGTTCCTGGCGCGCTTCGGCACCCTGGTCTAG
- a CDS encoding IS630 family transposase produces MALSDDLRKRVVEAVVSGGLSRNAAAKRFEVSIASAVRWVKQFETTGEMSPKPTGGDRRSGRIEAHHGYLMGLIRRTPDVTLLEIQERLIRNCGEHFSSSVLWRFFDRHGVTFKKKTAHASEQQRPDVLKQRLEWFERQLDLDLEKLVFIDETGASTNLARKGGRCRRGRRLRVGVPHGHYKTVTLVAGIRLRGLVAAKTYDRPITAALFEDWVEHCLVPTLTKGDVVVMDNLSAHKGPRVKELIEAAGAELLYLPPYSPDMNPIEKAFSKLKAHLRKIAERTVAALMRALETCADIFKPAQCANYFAACGYDPP; encoded by the coding sequence ATGGCGCTTTCCGACGATCTTCGCAAACGAGTGGTGGAGGCTGTCGTCTCGGGCGGGCTGTCGCGCAATGCGGCGGCGAAGCGTTTCGAAGTCAGCATTGCGAGCGCCGTGCGCTGGGTCAAGCAATTCGAGACGACGGGAGAAATGTCGCCGAAGCCTACTGGAGGCGATCGCCGCTCCGGCCGCATCGAAGCCCATCACGGCTACCTGATGGGGCTGATCCGGCGCACGCCGGACGTCACCCTGCTGGAGATCCAGGAACGTCTGATCAGGAATTGCGGCGAGCATTTTTCGAGTTCCGTGCTGTGGCGCTTCTTCGACCGTCATGGCGTCACGTTTAAAAAAAAGACCGCACACGCCTCGGAGCAGCAGCGGCCGGACGTCCTGAAGCAACGCCTCGAATGGTTCGAGCGACAGCTCGATCTCGATCTCGAGAAGCTCGTCTTCATCGACGAAACGGGCGCCTCGACCAATTTGGCGCGCAAAGGCGGGCGTTGCCGGCGTGGGCGGCGGCTGCGCGTCGGCGTGCCGCACGGCCATTACAAGACGGTCACGCTCGTCGCCGGCATCCGCCTTCGCGGGCTCGTGGCGGCGAAGACCTATGATCGTCCGATCACCGCCGCCCTGTTCGAGGACTGGGTGGAACACTGCCTCGTTCCTACCCTCACGAAAGGCGACGTTGTCGTCATGGACAATCTGTCCGCCCACAAGGGGCCGCGGGTCAAGGAGTTGATCGAGGCCGCGGGCGCCGAGCTGCTCTACCTCCCGCCCTATAGCCCCGACATGAACCCGATCGAGAAGGCGTTTTCCAAGCTGAAAGCGCATTTGCGCAAAATCGCCGAGCGGACCGTCGCCGCCCTGATGCGCGCCCTCGAAACCTGCGCCGACATCTTTAAGCCCGCCCAATGCGCAAACTACTTCGCCGCATGCGGATATGATCCACCTTGA
- a CDS encoding tyrosine phosphatase family protein — translation MLHVCSLAELHPTVARTGARYVLTVMGNVDKALRPPTITEANHLKVSMDDITEAADGFVAPCAAHVEQVLDFVRRWPRDAPMVIHCYAGISRSTASAFAAACLLAPQRDELSIARQIRRASPTAFPNRLIVTLADAALGRNGRMLAAIEAMGPGAMTTEGRPFRVEID, via the coding sequence ATGCTGCACGTCTGTTCCCTCGCCGAACTTCATCCCACCGTCGCGCGCACCGGCGCCCGCTATGTGCTCACGGTGATGGGCAATGTCGACAAGGCGTTGCGGCCACCGACCATCACCGAGGCCAATCATCTCAAGGTCTCGATGGACGACATCACCGAGGCGGCCGACGGCTTCGTGGCGCCCTGCGCCGCCCATGTGGAGCAGGTGCTGGATTTCGTCCGCCGCTGGCCACGGGACGCGCCGATGGTCATTCACTGCTATGCGGGAATCAGCCGCTCCACCGCCAGCGCCTTCGCCGCCGCCTGCCTGCTGGCGCCCCAACGTGACGAACTGTCGATCGCCCGGCAGATCCGCCGGGCGTCGCCCACCGCCTTTCCCAACCGCCTGATCGTGACGCTGGCGGATGCGGCACTGGGGCGCAACGGGCGCATGCTGGCGGCGATCGAGGCCATGGGTCCCGGCGCCATGACGACCGAGGGGCGGCCCTTCCGCGTCGAGATCGACTGA
- a CDS encoding DUF2339 domain-containing protein translates to MEFLALLIAIVAFILVLRLNDRVGRLTARIAALDGHHIGPPAPATAAPPAAATQDVDISPDLVPEQVVTEPAEPAAAEPLAPTPSEIPAVAAAPPHATRSVLDEPPGPGLEERLGTRWVVWIGGLTLALGGLFLVRYSIEQGLIGPGVRVALGALFALALLAAGEWTRRTERLAEIAALPKANIPAILTAAGTVVLFGTVYASYALYDFLAPAAAFLLLGLVALATLAAALLHGPALAGLGVAGGFVTPILVSSQQPDYWSLYIYLAVVTAAAFALARIRLWRWLAVTTIVFALLWLLPCLDCGPTMIAPHAFHVIAGFALASALVVCGFLFGPQPEPGRIEAVSSAALAAYVLGAALIVLSSDHAPSALTVFAALVVATLAVAWRAEAATAAIGVAAAGVALVFLDWTVRGSPELLVLPGGALPGIGPRADASSISAHLVTAAVFAILFGAAGFLAQGRSLSATVPVIWSAAACFTPLALLVALYARIAHLDRSIPFAAIAVVLAGAFAAATELLSRREHRPGLPISVALFAAATLGALALALTFALEKGWLTIALSLMCAGTAWISRQRPIPFLRWLAAIVAVIVVLRIGYEPRVAGDDVGTTLLFNWLLWGYGVPAASFWSAGALLRRRGDDIPLRMVEAVAILFTVLLAFMEIRHAVNHGDVYRPGTGLAEIALQVCVWLAMAIGLERLRLRSHSIVHNVAALVLAGMAAGGIAFGLLTSQWPIFTGDDVGGLVVNLLLLGYALPALLALLLSHAAAAGDRPAAYGNTIAGVALILALAYVSLEVRRFHHGPVLTGTTEDAEQYAYSLAWLVFGVILLGAGFVFTSQRARLASAVIIALTVLKVFVIDMSVLTGIYRALSFMGLGLVLVSIGWIYQRILFRRRPPADRSTEPLSS, encoded by the coding sequence ATGGAATTTCTGGCGCTGCTGATCGCCATCGTGGCGTTCATTCTCGTCCTCAGGTTGAACGATCGGGTCGGCAGGCTGACGGCGCGCATCGCCGCGCTTGACGGACACCACATCGGCCCGCCTGCGCCCGCGACAGCGGCGCCGCCGGCCGCCGCGACCCAGGACGTCGACATCTCCCCTGATCTCGTCCCCGAGCAGGTCGTCACCGAGCCGGCCGAGCCGGCGGCGGCCGAGCCGCTCGCTCCGACGCCCAGCGAAATCCCGGCCGTCGCCGCAGCGCCGCCGCACGCGACCAGATCCGTTCTCGACGAACCGCCGGGGCCCGGTCTCGAGGAGCGGCTCGGCACGCGCTGGGTGGTGTGGATCGGCGGCCTGACGCTGGCGCTCGGCGGGCTGTTCCTGGTGCGCTACTCCATCGAGCAGGGACTGATCGGCCCCGGCGTGCGCGTCGCGCTCGGCGCGCTGTTCGCACTGGCGCTGCTCGCCGCCGGCGAATGGACACGGCGCACCGAACGGCTCGCGGAGATCGCGGCGCTGCCGAAGGCCAATATTCCCGCGATCCTCACCGCCGCCGGCACTGTCGTGCTGTTCGGCACGGTTTATGCGAGCTATGCGCTCTACGATTTTCTCGCCCCGGCGGCGGCCTTCCTTCTGCTCGGCCTCGTTGCGCTCGCAACGCTCGCCGCGGCGCTGCTGCATGGCCCGGCGCTGGCCGGCCTCGGCGTCGCCGGCGGTTTCGTCACGCCGATCCTGGTGTCGTCGCAGCAGCCGGATTACTGGTCGCTCTACATCTATCTCGCCGTCGTCACCGCCGCGGCCTTCGCCCTCGCCCGCATCCGGTTGTGGCGGTGGCTCGCCGTCACCACCATCGTCTTCGCCCTGCTCTGGCTCCTCCCCTGCCTCGACTGCGGACCGACGATGATCGCGCCGCATGCCTTCCACGTGATCGCGGGCTTCGCGCTCGCCTCGGCGCTCGTGGTCTGCGGCTTCCTGTTCGGGCCGCAGCCGGAGCCGGGCCGCATCGAGGCGGTGTCATCGGCCGCGCTCGCGGCCTATGTGCTCGGCGCGGCCCTGATCGTCCTGAGCAGCGACCACGCGCCATCGGCGCTGACGGTGTTCGCCGCGCTCGTCGTCGCGACGCTGGCGGTGGCCTGGCGCGCGGAAGCGGCCACTGCGGCGATCGGTGTCGCCGCTGCCGGCGTCGCCCTGGTGTTTCTCGACTGGACGGTGCGCGGCTCACCCGAGCTGCTGGTGCTGCCGGGCGGCGCCCTGCCCGGCATCGGCCCGCGCGCCGACGCCTCCTCGATCTCTGCCCATCTCGTCACCGCCGCGGTGTTCGCGATTCTGTTCGGCGCTGCCGGTTTCCTGGCCCAGGGCCGTTCGCTGAGCGCCACGGTTCCGGTGATCTGGTCGGCGGCGGCCTGCTTCACGCCGCTGGCGCTCCTGGTCGCGCTTTATGCGCGGATCGCCCATCTCGACCGCTCGATCCCGTTCGCGGCGATCGCGGTGGTGCTCGCCGGCGCCTTCGCCGCAGCGACCGAGCTTCTCAGCCGCCGCGAGCACCGGCCCGGCCTGCCGATCTCGGTCGCGCTGTTTGCCGCCGCGACGCTCGGCGCCCTGGCGCTTGCGCTGACCTTCGCGCTGGAGAAAGGCTGGCTGACGATCGCGCTGTCGCTGATGTGCGCGGGCACCGCCTGGATCTCGCGACAGCGGCCGATCCCGTTCCTGCGCTGGCTCGCAGCCATCGTCGCCGTCATCGTGGTGCTGCGGATCGGCTACGAACCGCGCGTCGCCGGCGACGATGTCGGCACCACCCTGCTCTTCAACTGGCTGCTGTGGGGCTATGGCGTTCCCGCGGCATCGTTCTGGAGCGCCGGAGCGCTGCTGCGCCGCCGCGGCGACGACATCCCGCTGCGCATGGTCGAAGCCGTCGCGATCCTGTTCACGGTGCTGCTGGCCTTCATGGAGATCCGCCACGCCGTCAATCATGGCGATGTCTACCGGCCCGGCACCGGCCTCGCCGAGATCGCGCTGCAGGTCTGCGTCTGGCTCGCCATGGCGATCGGCCTCGAGCGGCTGCGATTGCGCAGCCACAGCATCGTGCACAACGTTGCCGCGCTGGTGCTGGCAGGGATGGCTGCGGGGGGTATCGCCTTCGGGCTCCTCACCTCGCAATGGCCGATATTCACCGGTGACGATGTCGGCGGGCTCGTCGTCAACCTGCTGCTGCTCGGCTACGCGCTGCCGGCGCTGCTGGCGCTGCTGCTGTCCCATGCCGCCGCCGCAGGCGATCGTCCCGCCGCCTACGGCAACACCATTGCCGGCGTCGCGCTGATACTGGCGCTGGCATATGTGAGCCTGGAAGTGCGCCGCTTCCATCACGGCCCGGTGCTGACCGGGACGACGGAGGACGCCGAGCAGTATGCCTATTCGCTGGCGTGGCTCGTCTTCGGCGTGATCCTGCTCGGCGCCGGATTCGTCTTCACCTCGCAGCGGGCCCGCCTCGCCTCGGCGGTGATCATCGCCCTGACGGTGCTCAAGGTCTTCGTCATCGACATGTCGGTGCTGACCGGCATCTACCGCGCCCTGTCCTTCATGGGACTCGGCCTCGTGCTGGTCTCGATCGGCTGGATCTACCAGCGCATCCTGTTCCGACGGCGGCCACCGGCGGACCGCTCCACCGAGCCGCTATCGTCATGA
- a CDS encoding MDR family oxidoreductase: MGTFKAIRIDKADNGTTATLTAFDEAELMDGDVTIAVEWSTLNYKDALALTGKAPVVRRFPMIAGIDLAGTVTASSHPGWKAGDKVVLNGWGLGETHLGALAEKARVKGDWLVRLPEGMTTRDAMAIGTAGYTAMLSVMALEDHGLTPARGPVVVTGAAGGVGSVAIALLSRLGFQVIASTGRRAEEAYLRSLGASEVIDRGELSGPAKPLAKERWAGGVDCVGSTTLANLLSMTRYGGAVAACGLAGGMDLPGSVAPFILRGVCLLGIDSVMCPIERRQRAWSRLARDLDHAKLAEITHEIQLDQAIATAPRILAGEIRGRLVVKIL; the protein is encoded by the coding sequence TTGGGTACGTTCAAGGCCATCAGGATCGACAAGGCGGACAACGGCACCACGGCGACGCTGACCGCGTTCGACGAAGCCGAGCTGATGGACGGCGACGTCACGATCGCCGTGGAATGGTCGACGCTCAATTACAAGGACGCTCTCGCGCTGACCGGCAAGGCGCCGGTGGTGCGGCGGTTTCCGATGATCGCCGGCATCGACCTCGCCGGTACCGTCACCGCATCCTCGCATCCCGGTTGGAAGGCCGGCGACAAGGTCGTGCTCAACGGCTGGGGCCTCGGTGAAACCCATCTCGGCGCGCTGGCCGAGAAGGCGAGGGTGAAGGGCGACTGGCTGGTGCGCCTGCCCGAAGGTATGACGACGCGCGATGCCATGGCGATCGGCACCGCCGGCTATACCGCGATGCTGTCGGTGATGGCACTGGAGGATCATGGCCTGACGCCGGCGCGGGGACCCGTGGTCGTCACCGGCGCGGCCGGCGGCGTCGGTTCGGTGGCGATTGCGCTGTTGTCGCGTCTCGGCTTCCAGGTCATCGCCTCCACCGGCCGTCGCGCCGAAGAGGCCTACCTGCGTTCGCTCGGCGCCAGCGAGGTGATCGATCGCGGCGAACTCTCGGGGCCGGCCAAGCCGCTCGCCAAGGAGCGCTGGGCGGGCGGCGTCGACTGTGTCGGCTCGACCACCCTCGCCAACCTGCTGTCGATGACCAGATACGGCGGCGCCGTCGCCGCCTGCGGCCTTGCCGGAGGCATGGACCTGCCGGGATCGGTGGCGCCGTTTATTTTGCGCGGAGTGTGTCTTCTCGGCATCGATTCGGTGATGTGCCCGATCGAGCGGCGCCAGCGCGCCTGGAGCCGCCTCGCCCGCGATCTGGACCACGCGAAACTCGCTGAAATTACTCATGAAATCCAGCTCGACCAGGCGATTGCCACGGCGCCGCGGATTCTCGCCGGCGAAATCCGGGGGCGTCTCGTCGTGAAAATCCTGTGA
- a CDS encoding MFS transporter: MAETVAVSTAGRWRTPALIIACGAVIGMVTFGPRATLGFFLQPMSSDLGWGRDVFALALAVQNLLWGLGQPFAGAVADRFGSVRVIATGALLYAAGLLTMRYATSPSTLTLSAGVLVGFGLSGCSFNLVLAAFSKLVPPARRNLALGIGTAAGSLGQFLFAPVSVALIDAIGWRSTLVIFSALMLIVVPLSLVLATPPARSGEAGAGAEPDQSITQALAEAFGHRSYVLLVLGFFTCGFQLAFVTAHLPAYLVDRGMPAQTGGWVLAVIGLFNIVGSIGVGWISTYFPRRYILSAIYFARALSTVIFISFPITTFSALAYGVVTGVTWLSTVPPTSSLIALMFGTRWLATLYGFAFVSHQVGGFLGALLGGIAFDRTGSYDVVWWLSVLFGVLSALINLPIVERPVARPAAVPA, translated from the coding sequence ATGGCGGAGACGGTAGCGGTTTCCACGGCCGGTCGCTGGCGGACCCCGGCGCTGATCATCGCCTGCGGCGCCGTCATCGGCATGGTGACATTCGGGCCGCGCGCCACCCTCGGTTTCTTCCTGCAGCCCATGAGCTCCGATCTCGGTTGGGGCCGCGACGTCTTCGCGCTGGCGCTTGCCGTGCAGAACCTGCTGTGGGGACTCGGCCAGCCCTTCGCCGGCGCCGTCGCCGATCGCTTCGGCAGCGTGCGGGTGATCGCGACCGGGGCGCTGCTCTACGCCGCCGGCCTGCTGACAATGCGCTATGCGACCTCGCCCTCGACGTTGACGCTGTCGGCCGGCGTGCTGGTCGGATTTGGCCTGTCGGGCTGTTCGTTCAATCTCGTGCTGGCCGCCTTCAGCAAGCTGGTGCCGCCGGCGCGGCGCAATCTCGCCCTCGGCATCGGCACCGCCGCCGGGTCGCTCGGCCAGTTCCTGTTCGCGCCGGTCAGCGTCGCGCTGATCGATGCCATCGGCTGGCGCAGCACGCTCGTGATCTTCTCGGCCCTGATGCTGATCGTCGTGCCGCTTTCGCTGGTGCTGGCGACACCACCGGCGCGAAGCGGCGAGGCCGGCGCCGGCGCAGAGCCGGACCAGTCGATCACCCAGGCGCTGGCGGAAGCCTTCGGCCACCGCTCTTACGTGCTTCTCGTGCTCGGCTTCTTCACCTGCGGGTTCCAGCTCGCGTTCGTCACCGCCCATCTTCCGGCCTACCTGGTCGATCGCGGCATGCCGGCGCAGACCGGCGGCTGGGTGCTGGCGGTGATCGGCCTGTTCAACATTGTCGGCTCGATCGGCGTCGGCTGGATCTCGACCTATTTTCCGCGGCGCTACATCCTGTCTGCAATCTATTTCGCGCGCGCCCTGTCCACCGTGATCTTCATTTCGTTTCCGATCACGACATTCTCGGCGCTCGCCTATGGCGTCGTCACCGGCGTCACCTGGCTGTCGACGGTGCCGCCGACCTCGTCGCTGATCGCGCTGATGTTCGGCACCCGCTGGCTGGCGACGCTGTACGGCTTTGCCTTCGTCAGCCATCAGGTTGGCGGATTTCTTGGCGCCCTGCTCGGCGGCATCGCCTTTGACCGCACCGGATCCTATGACGTAGTCTGGTGGCTGTCGGTGCTGTTCGGCGTGTTGTCCGCGCTGATCAATCTGCCGATCGTCGAGCGGCCGGTGGCGCGGCCCGCCGCCGTACCGGCCTGA
- a CDS encoding cell wall hydrolase has translation MTVLRNEPRGARFAPFGLSLCLFAMLPSEIGYQDLAALLARQPGVAQRSMQHLATTFTTIKVAAFSFPRPIGTSIPLAPAYRLASLDSEGSGITGAITRGPFGDEARALRPSDFPVVDRTSKGDRLPLYVEPAPDAATSAEQPATSPIAGAKSADAATLEPLDEELQNALQAPPLPQYDVALSLESHPAAAAKQAAVAAEAAEPADGFSMKTASLYFGNGAMGAASGGLERWQPGEEPIVVMPGAPADGDLKANAGKSERPGDAKEGESIAGKGQVSEQPKRQKTPAERLGLDVKARAKAEKCLAEAVYFEARGEAVRGQIAVAQVVMNRVFSGFYPTTVCGVVYQNKNRHLACQFTFACDDVADVVREPDMWLRAKKIAKATLDGQLWLPEVAKSTHYHAYWVRPSWVHEMRKMYRTGVHTFYRPRAWGDGSDAPSWSNPAETAAISAKL, from the coding sequence ATGACTGTGTTGCGTAACGAGCCGAGGGGTGCGCGCTTTGCACCCTTCGGCCTCAGCCTCTGTCTGTTCGCGATGCTGCCCAGCGAGATCGGCTATCAGGATCTCGCGGCGCTGCTCGCGCGTCAGCCCGGCGTCGCGCAACGCTCGATGCAGCATCTCGCCACCACCTTCACCACCATCAAGGTTGCGGCGTTCAGCTTCCCGCGTCCGATCGGAACCTCCATTCCCCTCGCGCCGGCCTATCGTCTGGCGAGCCTCGACAGCGAAGGCAGCGGCATCACCGGCGCCATTACCCGCGGCCCGTTCGGCGACGAGGCGCGGGCGCTGCGTCCGTCCGATTTCCCGGTCGTCGATCGAACGTCAAAGGGCGACCGCCTGCCGCTTTACGTCGAGCCGGCGCCGGACGCCGCGACGTCGGCCGAGCAGCCCGCGACTTCGCCGATCGCGGGCGCCAAATCCGCCGACGCCGCCACGCTCGAGCCGCTCGACGAGGAGTTGCAGAACGCGCTGCAGGCTCCGCCGCTGCCGCAATACGATGTCGCGCTGTCGCTGGAATCCCATCCGGCGGCCGCCGCCAAGCAGGCCGCGGTTGCCGCCGAGGCGGCCGAGCCCGCCGACGGATTCTCGATGAAGACGGCAAGCCTTTATTTCGGCAACGGCGCCATGGGCGCCGCCTCGGGCGGGCTGGAGCGCTGGCAACCGGGCGAGGAGCCGATCGTGGTGATGCCCGGCGCTCCGGCCGATGGCGATCTCAAGGCCAATGCCGGCAAGTCCGAGCGGCCCGGCGACGCCAAGGAGGGCGAGAGCATCGCCGGCAAGGGCCAGGTCAGCGAGCAGCCGAAGCGCCAGAAGACCCCGGCGGAGCGCCTCGGCCTCGACGTCAAGGCGCGCGCCAAGGCGGAGAAGTGCCTGGCCGAAGCGGTCTATTTTGAAGCGCGCGGCGAGGCGGTGCGCGGCCAGATCGCCGTCGCGCAGGTGGTGATGAACCGGGTGTTTTCGGGGTTCTATCCGACGACCGTGTGTGGCGTCGTCTACCAGAACAAGAACCGTCATCTCGCCTGCCAGTTCACCTTCGCCTGCGACGACGTCGCCGACGTGGTGCGCGAGCCCGACATGTGGCTGCGGGCCAAGAAGATCGCCAAGGCGACCCTCGACGGCCAGCTCTGGCTGCCGGAAGTCGCCAAGTCGACCCATTACCACGCCTATTGGGTGCGGCCGTCCTGGGTCCACGAGATGAGGAAGATGTATCGCACCGGCGTTCATACCTTCTATCGGCCGCGGGCCTGGGGCGACGGCAGCGATGCGCCGAGCTGGAGTAATCCCGCCGAAACCGCCGCAATTTCCGCCAAGCTCTGA